The following are encoded in a window of Lactobacillus panisapium genomic DNA:
- a CDS encoding phosphoketolase family protein translates to MAVDYDSKEFLKSVDAHWRAANYLSVGQLFLMSNPLLKHDLEAKEVKPKPIGHWGTISPQNFIYAHLNRVIKKYNLDMFYIEGSGHGGQVMVSNSYLDGSYSELYPEIQQNEEGMTKLFKRFSFPGGSASHAAPETPGSMHEGGELGYSISHGTGAILDNPDVIAAVEVGDGEAETGPLAASWFSDKFINPIKDGAVLPILQINGFKISNPTIVSRMSDEELTKYFEGMGWHPYIISAYNGGEFDGYKDHMQVHKEMAKLMDTVIEEIKAIQKNARENNDTTLPHWPMIIFRVPKGWTGPKFDVDGNPVENSFRAHQIPIPVAQDSMEHKDMLIDWLKSYHPEDLFDENGAPTDLVLADNVDGDSRMAMNPITNGGKDAKRLSLPDYRKFALKFDQPGSVEAEDMTEWAKYLNAIAELNPDNFRGFGPDETKSNRLFKFIDEQKRQWESSVHTPNDENLAPSGRLIDSQLSEHQDEGWLEGYVLSGRHGFFATYESFGRVVDSMLTQHMKWLRKAKEQYWRKDYPSLNFVATSTVFQQDHNGYTHQDPGILTHMYEKNRPDLVHEYLPADTNSLLAVSAKAFSDRECINILVTSKQVRPQWFSVEEAARLADHGLSYIDWASTDGHDKPDVVFASTETEPTIESLAAIDLLHKNFPDLKIRYINVVDVMKLMNPADNPNAISTEEFDQLFPSDVPVIFAWHGYKAMMQSIWFGRGRNNVHIHCYEENGDITTPFDMRVVNELDRFHLAKDAILSIPQYAEKSSAFVDEMDRLLNKHHQYIRDNGKDMPEVTEWQWTGLK, encoded by the coding sequence ATGGCAGTAGATTACGATTCAAAAGAATTTTTAAAGAGTGTTGATGCACACTGGCGTGCAGCCAATTATTTATCGGTAGGTCAACTTTTCTTAATGAGCAATCCATTATTAAAGCATGACTTAGAGGCAAAAGAAGTAAAACCTAAACCAATCGGTCACTGGGGTACTATTTCACCGCAAAACTTTATTTATGCGCACTTAAACCGGGTAATTAAAAAGTATAACTTGGATATGTTTTACATTGAAGGTTCGGGTCATGGTGGTCAAGTTATGGTTTCAAACTCATATCTTGATGGTTCATATAGTGAACTTTACCCGGAGATTCAGCAAAATGAAGAAGGAATGACTAAGCTATTTAAACGGTTTAGTTTTCCTGGTGGTTCTGCTTCTCACGCTGCTCCTGAAACGCCAGGATCAATGCATGAAGGTGGAGAATTAGGCTATTCAATTTCTCACGGTACCGGTGCAATTTTAGATAATCCTGATGTCATCGCAGCAGTCGAAGTTGGTGATGGTGAAGCTGAAACTGGCCCACTTGCAGCTAGTTGGTTTAGCGATAAGTTCATTAATCCAATTAAAGATGGTGCTGTTTTACCTATTTTACAAATTAATGGTTTCAAGATTTCTAACCCAACAATTGTTTCACGAATGAGCGATGAAGAGTTAACCAAGTATTTCGAAGGTATGGGTTGGCATCCGTATATTATTTCCGCCTATAATGGTGGCGAATTTGATGGTTACAAAGATCATATGCAAGTTCACAAAGAAATGGCCAAATTGATGGACACAGTTATTGAGGAAATCAAGGCTATTCAAAAGAATGCACGTGAAAATAATGATACTACTTTGCCTCATTGGCCAATGATTATTTTCCGTGTACCTAAGGGTTGGACCGGTCCTAAATTTGATGTTGATGGCAATCCAGTTGAAAACTCATTCAGAGCACACCAGATTCCAATTCCCGTAGCTCAAGACTCAATGGAACACAAGGATATGTTAATTGATTGGCTGAAGAGCTATCATCCTGAAGACTTATTTGATGAAAATGGTGCACCTACTGATTTAGTCTTGGCTGACAATGTTGACGGCGACAGTCGAATGGCAATGAATCCGATTACTAATGGTGGTAAGGATGCCAAGCGCTTAAGTCTTCCTGACTACCGGAAGTTTGCCCTTAAGTTTGACCAACCTGGTTCTGTTGAAGCAGAAGATATGACGGAATGGGCTAAATACTTAAACGCAATTGCAGAACTTAATCCAGACAACTTCCGCGGCTTTGGTCCTGACGAAACTAAGTCTAACCGGCTATTTAAGTTTATTGATGAACAAAAGCGGCAATGGGAAAGTTCTGTTCATACTCCAAATGATGAAAACTTGGCTCCAAGTGGTCGGTTAATTGATTCGCAGTTGTCTGAGCACCAAGATGAAGGTTGGCTTGAAGGCTATGTTTTATCTGGACGTCATGGATTCTTCGCTACTTACGAATCATTTGGTCGTGTCGTTGACTCAATGCTAACGCAACACATGAAGTGGTTGAGAAAGGCAAAGGAACAATATTGGCGTAAGGATTACCCTTCACTTAACTTTGTTGCTACATCAACTGTATTCCAACAAGATCACAATGGTTACACCCACCAAGATCCAGGTATTTTGACTCATATGTATGAGAAGAATCGGCCAGATTTAGTTCACGAATATCTGCCTGCAGATACTAACTCATTATTAGCCGTTTCTGCCAAAGCATTTAGTGACCGTGAATGTATCAATATTCTGGTAACTTCTAAACAAGTTCGGCCACAATGGTTCTCAGTAGAAGAGGCAGCACGGTTAGCTGATCATGGCTTATCATATATTGATTGGGCATCAACAGATGGTCACGACAAACCTGACGTTGTCTTTGCTTCAACTGAAACTGAACCAACAATTGAATCCTTGGCCGCAATTGATTTATTGCATAAGAATTTCCCAGACTTGAAGATTCGCTACATTAATGTAGTTGATGTGATGAAGTTGATGAATCCGGCAGACAATCCAAATGCAATTTCAACTGAAGAATTCGATCAATTATTCCCAAGTGATGTGCCGGTGATCTTTGCATGGCACGGTTACAAAGCAATGATGCAATCAATTTGGTTTGGTCGTGGACGTAATAACGTTCATATTCACTGCTATGAAGAAAATGGTGATATTACCACACCATTTGACATGCGTGTTGTTAACGAGCTTGATCGTTTCCACCTAGCAAAAGATGCCATTTTGAGCATTCCTCAGTATGCAGAAAAGAGTTCAGCTTTTGTTGATGAGATGGATCGCTTGCTTAATAAGCATCACCAATACATTCGTGATAATGGTAAAGATATGCCAGAAGTTACTGAATGGCAATGGACTGGGTTAAAGTAA